One stretch of Epinephelus lanceolatus isolate andai-2023 chromosome 15, ASM4190304v1, whole genome shotgun sequence DNA includes these proteins:
- the rcor1 gene encoding REST corepressor 1, protein MPAMLERNPEGPGKRRGRAPAGSGSSGPGAAANPGGKSLSGNGTSTNSCWEEGSSGSSSDEEHGGGGMRVGAQYQAVVPDFDSEVAKAAQLRDNLGMLVWIPSNCLNQTQLDEYIAIAKEKHGYSMEQALGMLFWHKHNIEKSLADLPNFTPFPDEWTVEDRVLFEQAFSFHGKSFHRIQQMLPDKSMASLVRFYYSWKKSRSKTSLMDRQTRKNKRERDDSDDEVEDGNPNPPSESEPDPNKEDKKEVSSGSERPEVKPAPGLKTGSKASQRLKKRPPKGMFLNQQDVVSLSSSSAQGLIRQLDCQLVSIKRQIQTIKQSNSSLKEKISSGVEEYRQPEVTQKFNTRWTTEEQLLAVQAIRKYGRDFQAISDVIGNKSVVQVKNFLVNYRRRFNLDEVLQEWEAEHGMEAGDRGGGEEDKMEECPAEEEEVTAKETKETKEDSSSLMDTEKPLAS, encoded by the exons ATGCCGGCGATGCTGGAGAGAAACCCGGAGGGTCCGGGAAAGAGAAGAGGCAGAGCCCCGGCGGGCAGCGGCAGCAGCGGCCCCGGGGCAGCAGCGAACCCCGGCGGGAAGAGCCTGTCCGGTAATGGAACCAGCACTAACAGCTGCTGGGAAGAAGGAAGCTCAGGCTCCAGCAGCGACGAGGAGCATG gTGGAGGAGGGATGCGGGTCGGAGCACAGTACCAGGCCGTGGTTCCGGACTTTGACTCGG AGGTGGCCAAGGCAGCTCAGCTCAGAGATAACCTCGGCATGTTGGTGTGGATCCCCAGCAACTGTCTGAACCAGACTCAGT TGGACGAGTACATCGCCATCGCCAAAGAGAAACATGGCTACAGCATGGAGCAG GCTCTGGGGATGCTCTTctggcacaaacacaacattgagAAATCTCTGGCCGACCTGCCGAACTTCACTCCGTTTCCTGATGAGTGGACGGTGGAGGACAGAGTCCTGTTTGAACAAGCCTTCAGCTTCCACGGGAAGAGCTTCCACCGAATCCAGCAGATG ttACCTGATAAATCCATGGCCAGTTTGGTTCGCTTTTATTACTCCTGGAAGAAAAGTCGCAGTAAAACGAGTCTGATGGACCGACAGACACGGAaaaacaagagagaaagagacgacAG TGACGATGAAGTTGAGGACGGAAACCCCAATCCTCCCAGTGAGTCTGAACCTGACCCAAATAAAGAAGACAAGAAGGAG GTGAGTTCTGGATCAGAGAGGCCAGAGGTCAAACCAGCTCCAGGACTGAAG ACAGGCAGTAAGGCGTCTCAGCGGCTGAAGAAACGTCCTCCTAAAGGAATGTTTCTGAATCAGCAGGACGTTGTTTCGCTCTCGTCTTCATCTGCTCAGGGACTCATCAGACAACTAGACTGTCAACTGGTCTCCATCAAGAGACAG atTCAGACCATCAAACAGTCAAACAGCTCTCTGAAGGAGAAAATCAGCTCAGGAGTCGAAGAGTACAGACAGCCTGAG GTGACTCAGAAGTTTAACACTCGTTGGaccacagaggagcagctgctcgCTGTACAAG CCATCAGGAAATATGGGCGAGACTTCCAGGCGATCTCAGATGTGATTGGTAACAAGTCTGTGGTTCAGGTGAAGAACTTCCTGGTGAACTACAGACGGAGGTTCAACCTGGACGAGGTTCTTCAGGAGTGGGAGGCTGAACATGGGATGGAGGCGGGAGACAGGGGAGGAGGCGAGGAGGACAAGATGGAGGAGTGTcctgctgaggaggaggaggtcacTGCCAAGGAGACAAAGGAGACaaaggag GACTCGTCCTCTCTCATGGACACCGAGAAGCCTCTGGCCTCCTGA